A genomic window from Candidatus Cloacimonadaceae bacterium includes:
- a CDS encoding DNA internalization-related competence protein ComEC/Rec2 has protein sequence MDSLVRKPYPAPLLLPLALWCIGIVLSRSVLGDVNPLVLIIPAMILGLGAFVCKRYSLFPLILLIVLLGAMRYQMTRKDDSILSQILSGQTHIQQYAVFEVSKEISSTAFEIRLIKLAEHDLDERLILFSDNGLQPGKRYRAMLEILPQTSDPILDIFPQRYPAKAYVRIGLEELSEASGTAFTARWRSSLKRNLEHKLGQKANMALALLLSDPGAKADYREPMTRGGIVHLIVVSGLHVWFIYLISMVLLNLLLPRKMAEALFLVLICLFAALNHWSPPVMRAVLMIALFIFARWFSRPVSKAQVLAISLFIVTMIDPAQLFGVSLQLSYLCVGIIMLAVPELRLFKREPIDQNLFQKGTSRLAQYGAMTLWVSIGVIPLTLYYFGTGSLNGIVGNLVAIPLMGLILPLSFLVLILPAGSFALTLITLSWGFLMMLFDRWVELCAALPLFLQNAHIAALQVLGMILIILPLMLWIKQRKGRQYRHILPVCALGLLLFFIPLMKHGGGAGIYIFDAGTADCILIKLKDGNTILIDTGASSRAYGERQPSQEAIISTNSWARKKLLPWLGRKGIRVIDLLILTHLHDDHIGGVPALATNMPIKNIAVTDETLVSPVWKAWMEQNWFAKSALHAVTDTMSIFVGGAKLKFLHPDSTYFGAKENNRSIVLRLDYAGSSYLFPADIEHVDELHLIENHGQFLDVDYFKAAHHGSKSSNSADFLRVVSPREVWITASVKNRYGFPHQEPMRIFKHHAQRIRSTATGTIYLPFSQKD, from the coding sequence ATGGATTCCTTAGTCCGCAAACCTTATCCTGCTCCGTTATTATTGCCGCTGGCTTTGTGGTGCATCGGCATCGTGCTGTCCCGCAGCGTATTGGGAGACGTCAATCCGCTGGTATTGATCATCCCCGCGATGATTTTGGGACTGGGCGCTTTTGTGTGCAAACGCTACTCATTGTTTCCTCTGATCCTGTTGATCGTTCTTTTGGGAGCGATGCGCTATCAAATGACCCGCAAGGATGATTCCATACTCTCACAAATCCTATCCGGACAAACACATATCCAGCAGTATGCCGTTTTTGAAGTGAGCAAAGAGATATCATCAACCGCCTTTGAGATCCGCCTGATCAAACTGGCGGAGCATGATCTTGACGAGAGGCTCATCCTCTTTTCGGACAATGGCTTGCAACCCGGAAAGCGCTATCGTGCAATGCTGGAAATCTTGCCCCAGACCAGCGATCCCATTCTGGATATCTTTCCGCAAAGATACCCAGCCAAAGCTTATGTGCGCATCGGGCTTGAAGAGCTTTCCGAAGCCTCCGGAACCGCGTTCACAGCCCGCTGGCGAAGCTCACTGAAGCGCAACCTGGAGCATAAACTAGGGCAAAAGGCAAATATGGCTCTTGCCCTGCTTTTGTCCGATCCGGGAGCGAAAGCGGACTATCGGGAACCCATGACACGGGGCGGAATCGTGCATCTGATCGTGGTTAGCGGCTTACACGTATGGTTCATCTACCTGATCTCGATGGTTTTGCTGAATCTACTCTTGCCCAGAAAGATGGCGGAAGCGCTTTTCCTCGTTCTGATCTGCCTTTTCGCCGCGCTCAATCATTGGTCGCCACCGGTCATGCGAGCGGTGTTGATGATCGCGTTATTTATCTTTGCCCGCTGGTTCAGCCGTCCGGTTTCCAAGGCGCAAGTGCTTGCCATCAGCTTGTTTATCGTCACTATGATCGATCCCGCTCAGCTCTTTGGCGTGAGTTTGCAGCTTTCTTATCTCTGTGTGGGGATCATCATGCTTGCGGTGCCGGAGCTGAGATTGTTCAAGCGCGAGCCCATCGACCAAAACCTCTTTCAGAAAGGAACATCACGGCTTGCGCAGTATGGGGCGATGACCCTTTGGGTGAGTATTGGTGTCATTCCGCTAACCCTATATTATTTTGGCACTGGATCGCTCAACGGCATTGTCGGCAACCTCGTCGCCATCCCTTTGATGGGCTTGATCTTGCCGCTTTCATTTTTGGTGTTGATCCTTCCCGCTGGCAGCTTCGCACTTACTTTGATCACGCTTTCCTGGGGCTTTTTGATGATGCTTTTTGATCGCTGGGTGGAGCTTTGTGCCGCCTTGCCGCTCTTTCTGCAAAACGCACATATCGCAGCTTTGCAGGTGCTTGGAATGATCTTGATAATCCTACCGCTAATGCTATGGATAAAACAGCGCAAAGGACGGCAATATAGACACATACTCCCCGTTTGCGCGCTCGGACTGCTGCTCTTTTTCATTCCCCTGATGAAACATGGGGGCGGCGCGGGAATCTATATCTTCGATGCCGGAACGGCAGATTGCATATTGATAAAACTCAAAGACGGCAACACCATCCTGATCGACACTGGCGCTTCTTCACGTGCTTATGGAGAGCGCCAACCCTCCCAAGAGGCAATAATATCCACCAATAGCTGGGCGCGGAAAAAGCTGCTTCCCTGGCTGGGCAGAAAGGGCATCCGCGTGATCGACCTTCTCATTCTGACCCATCTGCACGACGATCATATCGGCGGAGTCCCCGCTTTGGCGACAAACATGCCCATCAAAAACATCGCAGTCACGGATGAAACGCTTGTTAGTCCGGTCTGGAAAGCTTGGATGGAGCAAAACTGGTTTGCCAAAAGCGCTCTGCACGCCGTCACGGATACGATGAGCATTTTCGTTGGCGGGGCGAAACTCAAGTTTTTGCACCCGGATTCCACCTATTTCGGTGCCAAGGAAAATAACCGCAGCATTGTCCTCCGTTTGGACTATGCAGGAAGCAGTTATCTCTTCCCCGCTGATATCGAACACGTTGACGAGCTGCATCTTATCGAGAATCATGGGCAATTTCTGGATGTCGATTATTTCAAGGCGGCGCATCATGGCAGCAAATCATCCAACAGTGCCGATTTTCTGCGCGTCGTTTCTCCCCGAGAAGTGTGGATAACCGCAAGCGTCAAAAACAGATATGGATTCCCCCACCAAGAGCCGATGCGGATCTTCAAGCACCACGCACAGCGAATTAGAAGCACCGCCACCGGCACGATTTATCTGCCTTTTTCACAAAAAGATTGA